A section of the Triticum dicoccoides isolate Atlit2015 ecotype Zavitan chromosome 7A, WEW_v2.0, whole genome shotgun sequence genome encodes:
- the LOC119331673 gene encoding GDSL esterase/lipase At3g09930-like, with amino-acid sequence MKLMPTVFCLLLVVLALGGARVEARGTPSADQGSKNQWSSMFVFGDGFVDNGNLPKTDTWRQWSYPYGSYLNSRGSATPVPTGRLSNYWIQSDFIARILGLNEAPPSYRLTPHLSCDPSGMTFAFGGAGVYEVPDKKVPTLATQVNAFTRLLNTGVISKQQLQSSVALVSISGSDYMTGANVDNAFLSSFDDIDSYIGNVTTEIAKNVGKLQRLGVRKVLVNNMHPIGCTPLRTSANNYTTCDLLANYAATVHNNNIEHLMGNKNNAHILDLYTAFTDIVNHAPGEGSEQSNNFKRKLTPCCEASTELGYCGQVSPSGKRLYDLCKNPEKNFYWDEAYPTTAGWEAVTEALEEPLREFLDRDYVP; translated from the exons ATGAAGCTCATGCCGACCGTCTTCTGCCTTCTCCTCGTCGTCCTTGCATTgggtg GGGCTCGTGTGGAGGCTCGAGGCACACCTTCGGCTGATCAGGGGTCAAAGAACCAATGGTCCAGCATGTTCGTCTTCGGCGATGGCTTCGTCGACAACGGCAACCTCCCAAAGACCGACACATGGCGTCAATGGAGCTATCCCTATGGCTCCTATCTCAACTCCCGTGGATCTGCGACTCCTGTTCCAACTGGACGCCTTTCCAACTATTGGATTCAATCTGACTTCATCG CAAGGATCTTGGGCCTCAATGAAGCCCCTCCATCGTACAGGCTCACGCCACATCTATCTTGCGAcccatctggcatgacctttgctttcGGCGGTGCTGGCGTCTACGAGGTGCCGGACAAGAAGGTGCCGACCCTTGCCACACAGGTTAATGCTTTCACGAGGCTACTTAATACTGGGGTCATCTCAaaacaacagcttcagagctccgtCGCTCTCGTCTCCATCTCCGGCAGTGACTACATGACTGGTGCCAACGTCGACAATGCCTTCTTGAGTAGCTTCGATGAT ATTGATAGTTATATTGGGAACGTGACGactgagattgcgaagaacgtgggGAAGCTACAGAGGCTAGGTGTGAGAAAGGTACTAGTGAACAACATGCATCCCATTGGCTGCACGCCTTTGCGGACTAGTGCGAACAACTACACGACATGCGACCTTCTGGCAAACTATGCCGCAACTGTGCACAACAACAATATAGAACACCTGATGGGGAACAAGAATAATGCCCACATACTGGACCTCTACACTGCCTTCACTGACATCGTTAATCACGCCCCGG GTGAAGGGTCGGAGCAGTCAAACAATTTCAAGCGCAAGCTGACACCTTGCTGTGAGGCTTCCACCGAGCTGGGGTACTGTGGACAGGTTAGCCCTTCAGGGAAGCGCCTCTACGACCTATGCAAGAATCCTGAAAAGAATTTCTACTGGGATGAGGCTTACCCGACGACCGCTGGGTGGGAAGCTGTTACAGAGGCACTAGAAGAACCTTTGAGGGAGTTCCTAGATCGGGACTATGTTCCATGA